One stretch of Thalassophryne amazonica chromosome 19, fThaAma1.1, whole genome shotgun sequence DNA includes these proteins:
- the LOC117531922 gene encoding uncharacterized protein LOC117531922 yields MMRPKDLHQGSGTKTFLDAMHGGKVHLARFILDALDGRIINFRTENSRTPLMFAVCLQDSGTRTKFTRLLLEKGANVNCQDGDGRTALSLACEMGHLDVVKLLVQFSADPDVSDAWGNSALMYAAISGHSQVLEFLVRAFKRLGLRLDRTNNAGHSAVEVADFFGHVQCVQILNFPGRRGLGTEDPRDAAGEHRTPSGLPRHVLERLSSSNNEDQLPRVFQKQLKIGDSAGLWNSFRCPRGRCQADKHRHSWALPPQLERSQRSSDHDSLFSTKQLQNCQIRELRWAKTPNSLPELSQKGISRDDGHQDKQPVWGKAKSFNLDLVSSRKQSYQGDTRDPSASKLKRASLQDDRCLTDKTKLRRNSRGLTNEADKVLPKPVSNSKKSQGEDGNDVTPSRMSFALTSRHNQLLFGGMESGTTGTPGIMGLGTRLLRRFTAPDFMRMVKRCSSGSSHVRGRMSRSETFPLSHVDSRPSADSISSVTCEFESCSSPQALD; encoded by the coding sequence ATGATGAGACCTAAAGATCTACACCAGGGCTCTGGCACCAAGACCTTCCTAGATGCTATGCACGGTGGGAAAGTTCACCTGGCTCGATTCATTCTAGACGCCTTAGACGGACGCATCATCAACTTTAGGACAGAAAACAGCCGCACCCCACTGATGTTTGCCGTCTGCCTACAAGACAGCGGGACCAGGACCAAGTTTACTCGGCTGCTGCTGGAAAAAGGAGCCAATGTCAACTGCCAGGACGGAGATGGTCGCACTGCACTCAGCCTGGCCTGTGAGATGGGTCACCTTGATGTGGTCAAGCTGCTGGTGCAGTTCAGTGCCGACCCGGACGTGTCTGATGCCTGGGGCAACAGCGCTCTGATGTATGCTGCAATTTCTGGACACAGCCAGGTTCTGGAGTTCCTAGTTCGGGCATTCAAAAGACTGGGACTCAGGCTGGACAGAACCAACAATGCTGGTCACTCAGCCGTAGAGGTGGCCGACTTCTTTGGCCATGTCCAGTGTGTACAGATTCTGAACTTTCCTGGCAGACGGGGTCTTGGCACTGAAGATCCAAGAGATGCTGCAGGAGAGCATCGGACACCCAGCGGACTCCCCCGTCATGTCCTCGAGAGACTTTCAAGTAGCAACAATGAGGATCAGCTCCCCAGGGTTTTTCAAAAGCAGCTGAAAATTGGGGACAGTGCAGGGCTTTGGAACAGCTTCAGATGTCCCAGGGGACGATGTCAAGCGGACAAGCATCGCCACAGCTGGGCTCTCCCTCCTCAGCTGGAGAGAAGTCAGAGATCATCAGATCACGATTCTCTCTTCAGCACCAAACAGCTGCAGAACTGTCAGATTAGAGAGTTGAGGTGGGCTAAAACGCCAAACTCTCTGCCTGAGCTGAGCCAGAAAGGCATCAGCCGAGACGACGGACATCAGGACAAACAGCCGGTCTGGGGAAAGGCAAAGTCCTTTAACCTGGACCTCGTGAGCAGCAGAAAGCAGTCCTACCAAGGTGACACGCGTGACCCATCTGCCAGTAAACTGAAACGAGCCTCGTTACAGGATGACAGATGCCTTACAGACAAGACGAAACTCCGACGGAACAGCCGCGGTTTGACCAACGAGGCTGACAAAGTGCTGCCAAAACCTGTTtcaaacagcaagaaatcacagGGTGAGGACGGAAACGACGTCACCCCATCGAGGATGAGCTTTGCTCTGACCAGCAGACATAACCAGCTGCTGTTTGGAGGGATGGAGTCTGGCACAACTGGCACTCCGGGCATCATGGGGCTGGGGACCAGACTGCTACGGCGCTTCACCGCGCCGGActtcatgagaatggtgaagcgCTGCTCGTCAGGCTCGTCCCACGTCAGAGGCAGGATGTCCCGCTCGGAAACATTCCCTTTGTCGCATGTGGACAGCCGGCCGAGCGCGGACAGCATCAGCTCGGTGACGTGTGAGTTTGAGAGCTGCTCCTCGCCGCAGGCCCTCGACTAG